The Spartobacteria bacterium DNA segment GTCGTTCCATGCAGAATGTCTATCCGCCCAGACCGGACCGTGCTGTGGGTGACGTGGTGATGGAAGTAAAAGATTGGACGGTCTTTGACCCTGCAATCAACAAAACCATTGATAACGTCAGTTTTTGTGTTCGCAGGGGCGAGGTGCTCGGCATTGCAGGGCTCGTGGGAGCCGGCCGAACAGAACTGGTGATGAGCCTCTTCGGAATCTGGGGACGTCGAGTTAACGGTCAAGTGATTCTGGAAGGGAACCCACTGACATTGAACAGTGCCAGCGATGCAATTAAGTCTGGAATCAGTCTAGCTTCAGAAGACCGGAAGAAATATGGTTTGGTTCTGAAACAGAGTGTGATGTCCAATATTTCGTTGGCCAGTTTGGAAAAGATCTCAAAAAATCACATTGTTAATGAGAATGAAGAGATCAATGCCGGTGAAAAATATACCAAAGAGTTGAATATCAAAACCCCGACGATTGAGCAGTTATGCGGTAATTTGAGTGGTGGAAATCAGCAGAAGGTGGTGCTCGGGAAATGGTTGATGACTCAGCCGAAGGTATTGATTCTTGATGAGCCGACCCGAGGTATTGATGTGGGTGCCAAGTACGAAATTTACAACATTATCCATACGCTGGTCGACCAGGGTGTTGGTGTGATTGTCATTTCGTCGGAACTGCCGGAAATTCTCGGTATCAGTGATCGTATTTTAGTGATGCACGACGGTATTTTTACCGGCGAGCTGATGGTGAAAGATGCGACGCAGGAAAAAATTATGTATCATGCAACGGGTGGCCGTTAACTAGTTGAAGGAGGTATTTAGATGGAAAAAAAATCGTCATTTCTTGTTGAATCATTTAGGCGGAATATTCGCCAATATACAATGATTCTTGCTTTGCTGGGTATTTGGATTTTGTTCTTTCTGCTGACGCAGGGAACATTTCTGACTCCTAGAAATCTGTCCAATCTGTTTTTGCAGACGGCAACTGTGGCTATTGTGGCCATTGGTATGGTTCTGATTATTGTTACCAATAACATCGACTTGTCGATTGGCTCATTTGCCGCATTTACCGGTGCGATTGCCGCGGTCTTGCAGGTGAAATACGGCTGGTCGGCGGTGCCCACTATTCTTGTAACGATTATGGTTGGGTTCCTGATTGGTGCTTTTCATGGTTTCTGGATTGCGAAGCAGAAGGTTCCGGCCTTCATCGTAACCTTGGCCACCATGCTGGTATTGCGAGGCGGTGTTCTGGGTGTAACGGGCGGTGCAACCATCAGTGGATTGACTCCGGGGTTGAAAGCCATTGGTCAGGATTACCTGCCCAGTATCTTTTCTACCAATCCGAAATTTAACGATACGACGATGTACGTTGCTGGTATTGCAATTATTGCTTTGATCATTATGACGTTCCGTCAGCGTGCCAAACGTCAGCATTACGGCTTTACTGTATTGCCGATGGGGCTGGAATTGCTGAAAATTCTCGGATTATCGGTCGTGA contains these protein-coding regions:
- a CDS encoding xylose ABC transporter ATP-binding protein, producing the protein MDDSILEMKSIVKEFPGVRALDDVTFNVKRGEIHALVGENGAGKSTLMKVLSGVYPYGTYEGDIIINGEIQRFDCIRNSEDKGVSIIYQELALVKQMNIAENISLGYEIAQKGIINWDETFLRAEACLKKVGLTAPPTTLVNNLGVGEQQMVEIAKALSKNASILILDEPTAALAEEETATLLNLLRVLQKQGVTCIYISHRLKEVFEIADRITVLRDGKTVATHNKSDLDEGKLIALMVGRSMQNVYPPRPDRAVGDVVMEVKDWTVFDPAINKTIDNVSFCVRRGEVLGIAGLVGAGRTELVMSLFGIWGRRVNGQVILEGNPLTLNSASDAIKSGISLASEDRKKYGLVLKQSVMSNISLASLEKISKNHIVNENEEINAGEKYTKELNIKTPTIEQLCGNLSGGNQQKVVLGKWLMTQPKVLILDEPTRGIDVGAKYEIYNIIHTLVDQGVGVIVISSELPEILGISDRILVMHDGIFTGELMVKDATQEKIMYHATGGR
- a CDS encoding sugar ABC transporter permease, with product MEKKSSFLVESFRRNIRQYTMILALLGIWILFFLLTQGTFLTPRNLSNLFLQTATVAIVAIGMVLIIVTNNIDLSIGSFAAFTGAIAAVLQVKYGWSAVPTILVTIMVGFLIGAFHGFWIAKQKVPAFIVTLATMLVLRGGVLGVTGGATISGLTPGLKAIGQDYLPSIFSTNPKFNDTTMYVAGIAIIALIIMTFRQRAKRQHYGFTVLPMGLELLKILGLSVVIAIIASIMVFNAGIPYCVLLLAALTIIINFIATKTTFGRHLYAIGGNIEAAKLSGIDTTKHLLWMFVFFGGLTSIGGMVMTARLDAATAQAGNAMELDVIAATVIGGTSFLGGEGTIFGAIVGALVMASLDNGMSLMNLDITYQYVVKGLILLLAVWVDISTRNKR